A stretch of Caldisericum sp. DNA encodes these proteins:
- a CDS encoding DEAD/DEAH box helicase family protein → MNIDKYFVLNKYFLNLFGFQDIKDAKRNIRQENYEVDPNTGLTNFYSEISTLPNLRVEIESLEQYDRNIISYVEKINRTREPKVNLKYFQYLAILFTEIYFDKIKKNKSTFLSELNEFKQDYSKEAGIEIDDFEEKDLNGLAFSMATGSGKTIISHINFLQFLRYEPFRPDHILYITPNSGLSRQHFDELLKSGLTAKLYEGALSKSQSENEILVIEITKLKKDKQGGGVSLPVDAFEGRNLIFVDEGHKGNAREEQEWGKIRSMLAKDGFEFEYSATFHQILSEKNKSTLQSYSKSIIFDYSYKYFYLDGYGKDFSVFNVKEVNRINEDVYEETVFVANLLSYFEQLLSYNENPNLVRENNIEKPLWIFVGTTVNKEDEALQSDILKIVQFFKKVIEDESWLKKKIEDILKGNTPFKEDGNDILKNKFVHIKDKDIDSILDSIYKTILEEMANYQFTK, encoded by the coding sequence ATGAATATTGATAAATACTTTGTGTTAAACAAGTATTTTTTAAATCTCTTTGGCTTTCAGGATATCAAGGATGCAAAAAGAAATATCAGGCAGGAAAACTATGAGGTTGACCCAAATACAGGACTAACCAATTTTTACTCTGAAATTTCAACCTTACCAAACTTAAGAGTTGAAATTGAAAGCCTGGAGCAATATGATAGAAATATCATTAGTTATGTCGAGAAAATAAATAGGACAAGGGAACCAAAGGTAAATTTAAAATATTTCCAGTATCTTGCAATTTTATTTACTGAAATCTATTTCGATAAGATAAAGAAAAACAAGAGCACATTTTTAAGCGAATTGAATGAATTTAAGCAAGATTACTCTAAAGAAGCTGGAATTGAAATAGATGACTTTGAGGAGAAAGATTTAAATGGACTTGCCTTTTCAATGGCAACAGGCTCTGGAAAGACAATAATCTCTCACATAAATTTCCTGCAATTCCTTAGATATGAACCTTTTAGACCCGATCACATACTTTATATTACACCCAATAGTGGACTCTCCAGACAACATTTTGATGAACTTCTAAAAAGCGGACTTACTGCAAAACTGTATGAAGGTGCACTTTCTAAAAGTCAAAGTGAAAACGAAATTCTTGTTATTGAGATAACAAAGTTAAAAAAGGACAAGCAAGGTGGTGGAGTAAGTCTTCCTGTAGATGCTTTCGAAGGAAGAAATCTCATTTTTGTAGATGAAGGTCATAAAGGAAATGCAAGAGAAGAACAAGAGTGGGGAAAAATACGATCCATGCTTGCAAAAGATGGTTTTGAGTTTGAATATAGCGCTACTTTCCACCAAATATTATCGGAGAAGAATAAAAGTACTTTGCAAAGTTATTCAAAATCAATTATCTTTGATTATTCTTACAAGTATTTCTATCTCGATGGCTATGGAAAGGATTTTTCAGTATTCAATGTAAAGGAAGTTAATAGAATTAATGAAGACGTTTACGAGGAAACAGTATTTGTTGCAAATCTTTTGTCGTACTTTGAGCAGCTCCTCTCTTACAACGAAAATCCAAATCTGGTAAGAGAAAATAACATTGAAAAGCCTTTATGGATATTTGTTGGCACAACTGTTAACAAAGAAGATGAAGCGCTTCAGTCAGACATCTTAAAAATAGTACAGTTCTTTAAGAAAGTAATAGAGGATGAAAGTTGGCTAAAGAAAAAGATAGAGGATATTCTCAAGGGAAATACGCCATTTAAAGAAGATGGAAACGATATCCTCAAAAATAAATTCGTCCATATAAAAGACAAGGATATTGATTCAATCTTGGATTCGATCTACAAGACAATTTTGGAGGAAATGGCAAATTATCAATTTACGAAATAA